The Spirochaetota bacterium DNA window TTTTGTATGATATCTCATAAAGTTGATGGGTAAGAATAAAAATTACAACTTCCCAAACCCTGAAGGAAAAATTGGCGTTTTGAAACGCTACCTTCACATTTTAGCACTTCTGCAATCGCCTGCTGCAAGCAATGAAACCTGGAATGCGGTAAAACTTGCCCGGTTACTATCGCTTGAAGAAAATGAAAAAGACATAAGCGACAGCCATGTGCGAAAGTATATCAAAGACCACATTGAAGAAGAGTTAGGTATAAGCGTTGACCGCACTCAAGGAGGGCTTATCACTGCATTGGCTGAGGATCTTGATCCAGATACGCAGCTTGAGATTGCGCGAGTATATGCAAGCTTTGTGGTAAAGGATTCAACACGCGATATGATACTGCAAAAATTTATTGCCTCACAACCCAACAGCGCGCTGTGGATGCTTGCACGTATTTATTTTGCAGCAATTGAAAAGAAGATGATTGAATGTACCTACATAACAGCTGAAGGTACGGTACGCTCCAACTGGAAGCTGTGCCCATGTTATTACTTGTTCCGTAACAATAATCTATACCTTTTGGTATATGATGTGGATATGAAAAAGTACCTGCCTTTAGTTGCTGAGCGTATTCACAATGTGGTAGTGCTTGATGCATATAGCATTGATTGGGAAATTCCTTCAATTGATGATGTCTTTGCTACATCACTTTCTGCATACATAAGTACAAAAGATACAGTGACTGTTACTATACGATATTCTGAAA harbors:
- a CDS encoding WYL domain-containing protein, which translates into the protein MGKNKNYNFPNPEGKIGVLKRYLHILALLQSPAASNETWNAVKLARLLSLEENEKDISDSHVRKYIKDHIEEELGISVDRTQGGLITALAEDLDPDTQLEIARVYASFVVKDSTRDMILQKFIASQPNSALWMLARIYFAAIEKKMIECTYITAEGTVRSNWKLCPCYYLFRNNNLYLLVYDVDMKKYLPLVAERIHNVVVLDAYSIDWEIPSIDDVFATSLSAYISTKDTVTVTIRYSEKVKNVVENIIATLFPDIQHESDWYTATFAISDYLYLCKQLVLYGKEVEILSPQKVRQEMIQMLTESLSVYQK